A region of Burkholderia lata DNA encodes the following proteins:
- the cydB gene encoding cytochrome d ubiquinol oxidase subunit II: protein MQIDLPVIWAAIIGLGVFIYVMLDGFDLGIGLLFPFFDAKAERQVMLDTVAPVWDGNETFLVLGGAGLYGAFPVVYSTLLPANYLPLVLMLVGLIFRGAAFELRAKATRTQHMWDLAFIGGSALAAFCQGIVLGSLLQGIKIENNQFAGGPFDWLSPFSLLCGIGVLVTYATLGCGWLILKVDGELQRKMRLLMKPLAGVLLAVMGVVSLWTVIGLPAVAHRWFGSGNLGWFLPVPILVIACVWGIFHTVKRAHEATPFLLTLALVFLGYTGLVISIWPNIVPPSLSIWDASSSPSSQKFALVGTVIVLPIILVYNAMQYRVFRGKVREGDIGYH, encoded by the coding sequence ATGCAAATCGATCTTCCTGTCATTTGGGCCGCCATCATCGGCCTCGGCGTATTCATCTACGTGATGCTGGACGGCTTCGATCTCGGCATCGGCCTGCTGTTTCCGTTCTTCGATGCGAAGGCCGAGCGCCAGGTGATGCTCGACACCGTCGCGCCGGTGTGGGACGGCAACGAGACGTTCCTGGTGCTCGGCGGCGCGGGGCTCTACGGCGCATTCCCGGTCGTGTATTCGACGCTGCTGCCGGCGAACTACCTGCCGCTCGTGCTGATGCTGGTCGGGCTGATCTTCCGCGGCGCGGCGTTCGAGCTGCGCGCGAAGGCCACGCGCACGCAACACATGTGGGATCTCGCGTTCATCGGCGGCTCGGCGCTTGCCGCGTTCTGTCAGGGGATCGTGCTCGGTTCGCTGCTGCAGGGCATCAAGATCGAGAACAACCAGTTCGCGGGCGGGCCGTTCGACTGGCTGTCGCCGTTCAGCCTGCTGTGCGGGATCGGCGTGCTCGTCACGTATGCGACGCTCGGCTGCGGCTGGCTGATCCTGAAGGTCGACGGCGAGCTGCAGCGCAAGATGCGGCTCCTGATGAAGCCGCTCGCGGGCGTGCTGCTCGCCGTGATGGGCGTGGTGAGCCTGTGGACCGTGATCGGGCTGCCGGCCGTCGCGCATCGCTGGTTCGGCAGCGGCAACCTGGGCTGGTTCCTGCCGGTGCCGATCCTCGTCATCGCGTGCGTGTGGGGCATCTTCCACACGGTGAAGCGCGCGCACGAGGCCACGCCGTTCCTGCTGACGCTCGCGCTCGTGTTCCTCGGCTACACGGGGCTCGTGATCAGCATCTGGCCGAACATCGTGCCGCCGTCGCTGTCGATCTGGGACGCGTCGTCGAGCCCGTCGAGCCAGAAGTTCGCGCTCGTCGGCACCGTGATCGTGCTGCCGATCATCCTCGTGTACAACGCGATGCAGTACCGCGTGTTCCGCGGCAAGGTGCGCGAGGGCGATATCGGCTATCACTGA
- a CDS encoding bestrophin family protein, producing the protein MIVRPQQNWLRMLFVWNGSVLQSIIPQLVFMAIVSTLAVFTNGRIFGEKIPLNTAPFTLFGLALAIFLGFRNSASFERFKEARHLWGNLLIAARTLTSQFNRYLPDSVNDAERNRLADLLIALTYALKHQLRHTDPTADLQRILGAERTTELGGKCFKPVAILDELRGGIVRALGRAPGSDATCWMFETQLDEVGKSVGGCERILSTPIPFSYSVLLHRTVYAYCVLLPFGLVDSTEFFTPLICVFISYTLIALEAIASEVAEPFGLAPNALALDAMTRTIERSVLELGDRPLPEEFMPASTYQIT; encoded by the coding sequence ATGATCGTCCGACCACAACAAAACTGGCTCAGGATGCTGTTCGTCTGGAACGGCTCCGTGCTGCAATCGATCATTCCGCAGCTCGTGTTCATGGCGATCGTCAGCACGCTGGCGGTCTTCACGAACGGGCGCATCTTCGGCGAGAAGATCCCGCTCAACACCGCGCCGTTCACGCTGTTCGGGCTCGCGCTCGCGATCTTTCTCGGGTTTCGCAACAGCGCGAGCTTCGAGCGCTTCAAGGAGGCGCGGCATCTGTGGGGCAACCTGCTGATCGCGGCGCGCACGCTGACGTCGCAGTTCAATCGCTACCTGCCCGACAGCGTGAACGACGCCGAGCGCAACCGGCTGGCCGACCTGCTGATCGCGCTCACCTATGCGCTGAAGCATCAGCTTCGCCATACCGATCCGACGGCGGACCTGCAGCGCATTCTCGGTGCGGAACGCACGACCGAGCTTGGCGGCAAATGCTTCAAGCCCGTCGCGATCCTCGACGAGCTGCGCGGCGGCATCGTCCGCGCGCTGGGCCGTGCGCCCGGTAGCGACGCGACCTGCTGGATGTTCGAGACGCAACTCGACGAGGTCGGCAAATCGGTCGGTGGTTGCGAGCGCATCCTGTCGACGCCGATTCCGTTCTCGTACAGCGTGCTGCTGCATCGCACCGTGTATGCGTACTGCGTGCTGCTGCCGTTCGGCCTCGTCGATTCGACGGAGTTCTTCACGCCTCTGATCTGCGTGTTCATCTCGTACACGCTGATCGCGCTCGAAGCGATCGCGAGCGAGGTGGCCGAGCCGTTCGGCCTCGCGCCGAATGCGCTGGCGCTCGATGCGATGACGCGCACGATCGAGCGGTCGGTGCTCGAACTGGGCGACCGCCCGCTGCCGGAGGAATTCATGCCGGCGTCGACGTACCAGATCACCTGA
- a CDS encoding SMI1/KNR4 family protein — translation MTLVDTYLAGLRAALPDTDTAALAATTGATPAQLDALRDAYPQCPASLLELLGKLDGTYWRDYGGTTVNVLVLGSDVYEYPYYLLSAGQMLEEGAKYRDSIAEIYGDDANDDGELVDSRIDIALPMNRRLCFSHCMNNGGTSQLYIDFEPAPGGKVGQVVRFLHDPDSYAVIADDFDGYLRKLIDDGYAFVIDFDEE, via the coding sequence ATGACCCTCGTCGACACCTATCTCGCCGGCCTGCGTGCCGCGCTTCCCGACACCGACACCGCGGCGCTCGCCGCGACAACGGGCGCGACGCCCGCGCAGCTCGACGCGCTGCGCGACGCGTATCCGCAGTGCCCGGCCAGCCTGCTCGAACTGCTCGGCAAGCTCGACGGGACCTACTGGCGCGACTACGGCGGTACGACGGTCAACGTGCTGGTGCTCGGCTCCGACGTCTACGAATACCCGTACTACCTGCTGTCGGCCGGGCAGATGCTCGAGGAAGGCGCGAAGTATCGCGACAGCATCGCGGAGATCTATGGCGACGATGCGAACGACGACGGCGAACTCGTCGACTCGCGCATCGACATCGCACTGCCGATGAACCGGCGGCTGTGCTTCTCGCACTGCATGAACAACGGCGGCACGTCGCAGCTCTACATCGATTTCGAGCCGGCGCCGGGCGGCAAGGTCGGGCAGGTCGTGCGCTTCCTGCACGATCCCGACAGCTATGCGGTGATCGCCGACGACTTCGACGGCTACCTGCGCAAGCTGATCGACGACGGTTATGCGTTTGTCATCGATTTCGACGAAGAATAG
- a CDS encoding VOC family protein — protein sequence MRIYVTSIFVDDQDKALTFYTDKLGFKLKNNVPVGEYRWLTVVSKDQPDGTELLLEPSNHRAVGPYKQALYEDGIPAASFQVDDLDAEFERLRNLDVRFTLEPMDAGPVRVAIVDDTCGNLIQLMQMK from the coding sequence ATGCGAATCTACGTGACGAGTATCTTTGTCGACGACCAGGACAAGGCGTTGACGTTCTACACAGACAAGCTCGGGTTCAAGCTGAAGAACAACGTGCCGGTGGGCGAGTACCGCTGGCTGACCGTGGTGTCGAAGGACCAGCCGGACGGCACCGAGCTGCTGCTCGAGCCGAGCAACCATCGCGCAGTCGGCCCTTACAAGCAGGCGCTGTACGAGGACGGCATCCCGGCGGCATCGTTCCAGGTCGACGATCTCGATGCGGAGTTCGAGCGGCTCAGGAATCTCGATGTCCGCTTCACGCTGGAGCCGATGGACGCCGGGCCCGTACGCGTCGCGATCGTCGACGATACGTGCGGGAACCTGATTCAGCTGATGCAAATGAAGTGA
- a CDS encoding nuclear transport factor 2 family protein translates to MTPQETIDRMEIQDLLTRYCHAVDRHDWHEFERLFAANATLDYTAFGGPAGSRAEIAAYLEHVTSAMRGTQHTISTSLLIVDGDAATARTAGQAMMISAGEAGDDRVCFVGLWYRDLLVRTECGWRIQRRTQERSWMHNAPPVTAS, encoded by the coding sequence ATGACGCCCCAGGAAACGATCGACCGGATGGAGATCCAGGATCTGCTGACCCGCTATTGCCACGCCGTCGACCGCCACGACTGGCATGAATTCGAGCGCCTCTTCGCCGCCAATGCGACGCTCGATTACACGGCCTTCGGCGGTCCGGCCGGCAGCCGTGCGGAGATTGCCGCCTATCTGGAACACGTGACGTCGGCGATGCGCGGCACGCAGCACACGATCTCGACGTCGCTGCTGATCGTCGACGGCGATGCCGCGACCGCGCGAACGGCCGGCCAGGCGATGATGATCTCGGCCGGTGAAGCCGGCGACGATCGCGTGTGCTTCGTCGGGCTCTGGTATCGCGACCTGCTGGTGCGGACCGAATGCGGGTGGCGCATTCAGCGCCGCACGCAGGAGCGCAGCTGGATGCACAATGCGCCGCCGGTCACGGCGAGCTGA
- a CDS encoding VOC family protein: MQLLDHVSISVPDIDLARPFYDAIMAALGAAKVYDRPTALGYGERCNANDTASTFLAVYLDPAEVGASKRHWCFKAASREQVDAFFEAGLATGGQSDGEPGLRPHYHGDYYGAFLVDPAGNRVEAVCHASVPASAS, translated from the coding sequence ATGCAATTGCTTGATCACGTATCAATCAGCGTGCCGGATATCGACCTGGCACGCCCGTTCTACGATGCCATCATGGCCGCGCTGGGCGCAGCCAAGGTCTATGACCGGCCGACCGCGCTCGGCTATGGCGAACGCTGCAATGCGAACGACACCGCATCGACTTTTCTGGCGGTCTATCTGGATCCCGCTGAAGTCGGCGCGAGCAAGCGGCACTGGTGCTTCAAGGCCGCGAGCCGCGAGCAGGTGGATGCGTTTTTCGAAGCCGGCCTGGCGACGGGCGGGCAGTCCGACGGCGAACCCGGCTTGCGGCCGCATTACCACGGCGACTATTACGGCGCGTTTCTCGTCGACCCGGCCGGCAATCGGGTCGAGGCGGTGTGTCATGCGTCCGTGCCGGCGAGTGCATCGTGA
- the trpS gene encoding tryptophan--tRNA ligase, protein MTHPARPTILTGDRTTGPLHLGHYIGSLRARVQMQHEAKQFLLLADTQALTDNMGRRQRVTENVIEVALDYLAVGIDPAISTIVVQSQVPELAELSQYLLNLVTVARLERNPTIKEEIRLRGFERDIPAGFLTYPVSQAADITAFKATHVPVGDDQLPMIEQTNELVRRFNATVEQPVLVECEAVLSPVTRLPGIDGKAKMSKSLGNAITLGSTPDEITQAVKDMYTDPNHLRVSDPGQVEGNVVFTFLDAFEPDVQKVDELKAHYRRGGLGDSVVKRVLDERLQALIEPIRARRREFEADKAEVMAILKRGTMHARDVAGATLAEVKGAMGLNYFD, encoded by the coding sequence ATGACCCATCCCGCCCGCCCGACCATCCTCACCGGTGACCGCACGACCGGCCCGCTGCATCTCGGCCACTACATCGGCTCGCTGCGCGCCCGCGTGCAGATGCAGCACGAAGCGAAGCAGTTCCTGCTGCTCGCCGACACGCAGGCGCTGACCGACAACATGGGCCGCCGCCAGCGCGTCACCGAGAACGTGATCGAAGTCGCGCTCGACTATCTCGCGGTCGGCATCGATCCGGCGATCTCGACGATCGTCGTGCAGTCGCAGGTGCCCGAGCTCGCCGAGCTGTCGCAATACCTGCTGAACCTCGTCACGGTCGCGCGCCTCGAACGCAACCCGACCATCAAGGAAGAGATCCGCCTGCGCGGTTTCGAGCGTGACATCCCGGCCGGCTTCCTGACCTACCCGGTGAGCCAGGCGGCCGACATCACCGCGTTCAAGGCGACCCACGTGCCGGTCGGCGACGACCAGTTGCCGATGATCGAGCAGACCAACGAACTCGTGCGCCGCTTCAACGCGACCGTCGAGCAGCCGGTGCTGGTCGAATGCGAGGCCGTGCTGTCGCCGGTCACGCGTCTGCCGGGGATCGACGGCAAGGCCAAGATGAGCAAGTCGCTCGGCAACGCGATCACGCTCGGCTCGACGCCGGACGAGATCACGCAGGCCGTGAAGGACATGTACACGGACCCGAACCACCTGCGCGTGAGCGATCCCGGCCAGGTCGAGGGCAACGTCGTGTTCACGTTCCTCGATGCGTTCGAGCCCGACGTGCAGAAAGTCGACGAGCTGAAGGCGCACTACCGTCGAGGTGGGCTCGGCGACAGCGTCGTCAAGCGCGTGCTGGACGAGCGGCTGCAGGCGTTGATCGAGCCGATCCGCGCGCGCCGCCGCGAATTCGAGGCCGACAAGGCCGAAGTGATGGCGATCCTCAAGCGCGGCACGATGCACGCACGCGACGTGGCCGGCGCGACGCTCGCGGAGGTGAAGGGCGCGATGGGGTTGAACTACTTCGATTGA
- a CDS encoding RebB family R body protein, protein MADTCQVCQVNPAITDAVTQVNVKVVAEAPAMAMGSLYQAQSHSLSILFENAVQQQSQAAIQSQTSTNVGTMQLYTIGPESAGAAATEIGANGIISILADVIAIGKAVKP, encoded by the coding sequence ATGGCTGATACGTGTCAAGTGTGCCAGGTCAATCCCGCGATTACCGATGCGGTCACACAGGTCAACGTCAAGGTGGTCGCGGAAGCGCCGGCAATGGCGATGGGCTCGCTGTACCAGGCCCAGAGCCATTCGCTCAGCATCCTGTTCGAGAACGCGGTGCAGCAGCAGTCGCAGGCCGCGATCCAGTCGCAGACGTCGACGAACGTGGGGACGATGCAGCTCTATACGATCGGGCCGGAAAGCGCGGGCGCGGCCGCCACGGAAATCGGCGCGAACGGGATCATCTCCATTCTGGCCGACGTGATCGCAATCGGGAAGGCAGTCAAGCCCTGA
- a CDS encoding RebB family R body protein, translated as MMANDTTDPAAPTDPKDPKDPCNCKTCAVNAAITDAVTQTNVKVVGEAPAMATGSLYQAQSHSLSVLFENAVQQQSQSAVQLPTSTNVGTMQLYTLGPASAGAAATEIGSNGVLSVLADVLAIGKALA; from the coding sequence ATGATGGCAAACGACACAACCGACCCGGCAGCACCGACGGATCCGAAGGACCCGAAAGACCCCTGCAACTGCAAGACGTGCGCGGTGAACGCCGCGATCACCGACGCGGTCACGCAGACCAACGTCAAGGTGGTCGGCGAAGCGCCGGCGATGGCAACGGGCTCGTTGTACCAGGCCCAGAGCCATTCGCTCAGCGTGCTGTTCGAGAACGCGGTGCAGCAGCAGTCGCAGTCGGCGGTGCAGCTGCCGACCTCGACGAACGTGGGCACGATGCAGCTGTACACGCTCGGGCCGGCGAGCGCGGGGGCCGCCGCGACGGAAATCGGCTCGAACGGCGTGCTTTCCGTGCTGGCCGACGTGCTCGCGATCGGCAAGGCGCTCGCCTGA
- a CDS encoding RebB family R body protein — MPEQVSAAVTDAVTQANVKVVGEAPAVALGTLMQSNSHASAILLHNAVQMQANQAMSNLAATTVGVMQLYAGSPAAAASAARSANDSFASQLAAVAQLMNAIGHWRG, encoded by the coding sequence ATGCCGGAACAGGTTTCTGCCGCGGTGACCGATGCGGTCACGCAAGCCAACGTCAAGGTGGTGGGCGAGGCGCCCGCCGTGGCCTTGGGCACGCTGATGCAGTCGAACAGCCATGCATCCGCGATCCTGCTGCACAACGCGGTACAGATGCAGGCGAACCAGGCGATGTCCAATCTCGCCGCGACGACCGTCGGCGTCATGCAGCTCTATGCGGGCTCGCCGGCGGCGGCGGCCAGTGCCGCGCGATCGGCGAACGACAGCTTTGCGTCGCAGCTGGCCGCCGTCGCGCAGCTGATGAACGCCATCGGCCACTGGCGCGGCTGA
- a CDS encoding Crp/Fnr family transcriptional regulator → MSIDQAPLPSKCRPVRTACRLSRHFHYSFFTQCRRQRFSLGGRIVKQPRAENMPALANAQTLRNIPILTDLPESLIAHVERHVTPWPEHGNRLLFFKGDPGDFVAFVHRGHVYKTLHEPGGREIILGHSMPGELIGENTLIRAHRRNFTAQLSADCRISLLHRPYFAPLLANPEFMGRIHEQLCRHIHQLSDFVESACLYRLDARLARHLLNRMQGNDLEVPLPENQSVLAAMLNVSRPRLNSSLQKMQRDGLIRLHEHGVTIEKPEQLRTIVDAN, encoded by the coding sequence ATGTCGATCGACCAGGCGCCGTTGCCGTCAAAGTGCCGCCCTGTCCGGACTGCTTGTCGATTATCTCGACACTTTCATTATTCATTTTTCACGCAATGCCGAAGGCAGCGTTTTTCGCTAGGTGGCCGTATCGTCAAACAACCTCGCGCGGAAAACATGCCTGCCCTTGCTAACGCTCAGACGCTGCGCAATATACCGATACTCACCGACCTCCCGGAAAGCCTGATCGCGCATGTCGAGCGGCATGTCACGCCCTGGCCCGAACACGGCAATCGCCTGTTGTTCTTCAAGGGTGATCCGGGCGACTTCGTCGCATTCGTGCACCGCGGACACGTCTACAAGACGCTGCACGAACCCGGTGGACGCGAGATCATTCTCGGCCACTCGATGCCGGGCGAACTCATCGGCGAAAACACGCTGATTCGCGCGCACCGGCGCAACTTCACCGCCCAGTTGAGCGCCGACTGCCGCATTTCGCTGCTGCATCGCCCGTACTTCGCGCCGCTGCTGGCCAACCCGGAATTCATGGGTCGCATCCACGAGCAGCTGTGCCGGCATATCCACCAGCTGAGCGACTTCGTCGAGTCGGCATGCCTGTACCGGCTCGACGCCAGGCTCGCGCGTCATCTGCTGAACCGCATGCAAGGGAACGATCTCGAGGTGCCGCTACCGGAGAACCAGAGCGTCCTCGCGGCGATGCTCAACGTCAGCCGGCCGCGACTGAACAGCAGCCTGCAGAAGATGCAGCGCGACGGCCTGATCCGGCTTCACGAACACGGCGTGACGATCGAGAAGCCGGAGCAGCTCCGGACCATCGTCGACGCCAATTGA
- a CDS encoding RNA polymerase sigma factor, with protein MTTSNQHAAPTPECPAQQLDRTWREMQGKLRRRARLLCKGDIHRADELLSDTALKVHIYLQRSPERVQNLAGFLFLVLNHAFLDGARRRLRESGMLEFDPGWDDDHTVELAGHAPSVEQQMLLRQQLVRLQQALSTLPPQQQMLFTLKFEEDRPYLHIAATLGINEPLARKRVELLRKKLREELA; from the coding sequence ATGACAACCTCGAACCAGCACGCTGCCCCGACGCCCGAGTGTCCGGCGCAGCAACTCGATCGCACGTGGCGGGAGATGCAGGGAAAATTGCGGCGCCGCGCGCGCCTGTTGTGCAAGGGCGATATTCACCGCGCCGACGAACTGCTCTCCGATACCGCACTCAAGGTCCACATTTACCTGCAGCGCTCGCCCGAGCGCGTGCAGAACCTGGCCGGTTTTCTCTTTCTGGTGCTGAACCACGCATTCCTCGATGGCGCACGGCGCCGGCTGCGCGAAAGCGGGATGCTCGAATTCGACCCGGGCTGGGACGACGATCACACCGTCGAGCTGGCCGGCCACGCGCCGTCGGTGGAGCAGCAGATGCTGCTTCGACAGCAGTTGGTGCGTCTCCAGCAGGCGCTGTCCACGCTGCCCCCTCAGCAGCAGATGCTGTTCACGCTCAAGTTCGAGGAAGACCGCCCCTATCTGCACATCGCGGCGACGCTCGGGATCAACGAGCCGCTTGCGCGGAAGCGTGTCGAGTTGTTGCGCAAGAAGTTGCGCGAGGAACTCGCGTAA
- a CDS encoding RebB family R body protein, protein MADKVNEQITDAVTQTNVNVVAGSPAQALGTLYQMFSQAVGISAQNMTQQQAALNQISNAVVSKAVAMILSVEASPKSASGGGAGGAPQVPSAGPQTGPTH, encoded by the coding sequence GTGGCAGACAAAGTCAATGAGCAGATTACCGATGCGGTGACGCAGACCAACGTCAACGTCGTCGCGGGATCGCCGGCCCAGGCGCTGGGCACGCTTTACCAGATGTTCAGCCAGGCCGTCGGCATCTCGGCGCAGAACATGACGCAGCAGCAGGCCGCGCTGAACCAGATTTCGAACGCCGTCGTGTCGAAGGCGGTGGCCATGATCCTGTCCGTCGAAGCATCGCCGAAGAGTGCCTCGGGCGGTGGGGCCGGCGGCGCGCCGCAAGTTCCGTCGGCCGGGCCGCAGACGGGCCCCACGCATTAG
- a CDS encoding tyrosinase family protein, protein MNNAPGVRVRPSIESLQAEYLAGNKKPLEDVMRAWKGIKALPPDDPNSFFMIGGFHGEPFRGAGWGSASYWGGYCNHGNVLFPTWHRAYLLRLEQALQSIPGCEQVMLPFWDETSEESLTKGIPWALTAPDFELDGETIPNPLASFAFNRAIADNINGDNPNYSKPLPYTTVRYPLSGLVGTDKDKAATEKHNAKFPNAKENVVILNRNIVDWLTSYIVVKGDVVPTNVKSKFEQCLNAPNYTVFSNTSSAAQWNENLPADAIPVVPLESPHNDIHLAVGGFDVPHGPNKGDFSPIPGANGDMGENDTAGLDPIFYFHHCFIDRVFWLWQKRHGYTQHLDVIAEYPGTNSVDAQGPTPGTVPNSWLTLESPLDPFKKSENGKERAYTSLDCINIEEQLGYTYGPGSLENLPKYSLAAATVPAGNSSKVVRVSGLNRAPIAGSFLVSAYVNVDGERQLLGTEAVLSRWSVVSCANCQTHLEVKAFFPLNHFAESAVQDAQYEVEIHTREGVRLQTQPASPPALQAVAGAPPQPAPKLFRLEVR, encoded by the coding sequence ATGAATAACGCACCTGGAGTCAGAGTTCGTCCGTCGATCGAATCGTTGCAAGCCGAATATCTGGCAGGCAACAAAAAGCCGCTGGAAGACGTGATGCGCGCGTGGAAAGGCATCAAGGCATTGCCGCCCGACGATCCGAACTCGTTCTTCATGATCGGCGGCTTCCATGGCGAGCCGTTCCGCGGCGCCGGCTGGGGCTCGGCGTCTTACTGGGGCGGCTATTGCAACCACGGCAACGTGCTGTTCCCCACCTGGCACCGGGCCTACCTGCTGCGGCTGGAACAGGCGCTGCAGAGCATCCCCGGTTGCGAGCAGGTGATGCTGCCGTTCTGGGACGAAACCAGCGAAGAGTCGCTGACGAAAGGCATTCCGTGGGCGCTGACCGCCCCGGATTTCGAGCTCGACGGCGAAACGATTCCGAACCCGCTGGCGTCCTTCGCGTTCAACCGGGCGATCGCAGACAACATCAACGGCGACAATCCGAACTACAGCAAACCGCTGCCCTACACCACGGTGCGCTACCCGTTGTCGGGGCTCGTGGGGACCGACAAGGACAAGGCCGCCACCGAGAAGCACAACGCGAAGTTTCCGAACGCCAAGGAGAACGTCGTCATACTGAACCGCAACATCGTGGACTGGCTCACGTCGTACATCGTCGTGAAGGGCGACGTGGTGCCGACCAACGTGAAGAGCAAGTTCGAGCAGTGCCTGAATGCGCCGAACTACACGGTGTTTTCCAATACGTCGTCCGCGGCCCAGTGGAACGAGAATCTTCCGGCCGATGCGATTCCCGTCGTCCCGCTCGAGTCGCCGCACAACGATATTCACCTTGCCGTCGGCGGGTTCGACGTGCCGCACGGCCCGAACAAGGGCGATTTCTCGCCGATTCCGGGCGCCAACGGCGACATGGGCGAAAACGACACGGCGGGCCTCGACCCGATCTTCTATTTCCACCACTGCTTCATCGATCGTGTGTTCTGGCTGTGGCAGAAGCGGCATGGCTACACGCAGCACCTCGACGTCATCGCCGAGTATCCGGGCACCAACTCCGTCGATGCGCAGGGGCCGACACCGGGCACGGTGCCCAACTCGTGGCTCACGCTCGAATCGCCGCTCGATCCGTTCAAGAAGAGCGAGAACGGCAAGGAGCGCGCCTATACGTCGCTCGACTGCATCAACATCGAGGAACAGCTCGGCTACACGTACGGCCCCGGTTCGCTGGAAAACCTGCCGAAATACTCGCTCGCGGCAGCGACCGTGCCGGCCGGCAACAGCAGCAAGGTCGTGCGCGTGTCCGGGTTGAATCGTGCGCCGATTGCCGGGTCGTTCCTCGTGTCCGCGTACGTCAACGTGGACGGCGAACGGCAACTGCTCGGCACGGAGGCCGTGCTGAGCCGCTGGAGCGTGGTGTCCTGCGCGAATTGCCAGACGCACCTCGAAGTCAAGGCGTTCTTCCCGCTGAATCACTTCGCCGAAAGCGCGGTGCAGGATGCGCAGTACGAGGTCGAAATCCATACGCGCGAGGGCGTACGCCTGCAGACGCAACCCGCGTCACCGCCCGCTTTGCAAGCCGTCGCCGGCGCGCCGCCGCAACCCGCACCGAAACTGTTCCGGCTCGAAGTCCGGTAG